In Terriglobus aquaticus, the genomic window GACGAGTACCGCGACCAGATCAAGAGCAGCATCGCCGACATTCAGAACACCGGCATCGACCGCTGGGGCGGCGCCATCACCGCGGCCATGTTTCTCAAGGAATTTACCGCCGGCACGCCGTGGATCCACCTCGACATCGCAGCAATGGCCTGGATTGATGAAGCCCGAAACTACATCGGAAAGGGTCCCTCCGGTGTCGCAGTCCGATCCGTCGTCGACTGGGTACGGTCTTACGAAAGGCGTTAGCCATGGCGAACCACACGCACACCTTCGACAAAACGGCCCTCTCCGGCGTTCGTGTGCTCATTGTGGATGACGAACCTGTGCTGGCTTCAACCTTCTGCCTCGTGCTGCAACTCGCGGGCGCCTACGCCCGCAGCGCCGAACACGGTGCCCTGGCACTTGCCACGCTTGAAACCGAGCGCTTCGACCTGATCCTCTGCGACAAGCACATGCCCGTGATGACCGGCCCCGAGTTCATCCGGGAGTTGAATCGCCGCGGCGACACCACCCCCATCCTGCTCTTCATCAATGCTGCCGACTATTCGAGCATGGAGCAGATTCGCGACCTGCGCATCGACGGTACGCTCGCGAAGCCCCTACTCCCGGCAGAACTCGTGCAGGCCATCCGCGAAACGCTCCGCCGGAACGCCTGACTACATCGCCAGCGGCACCGCGATACCCAGCCAGCCCAGAACCCGCGTCAGCTCTCGTTGGGCTACCGCAACCGTCGCCAGCAGCAGCGCCTTGCGCTCCGGATCGGCCTCGTTCACCACGTGATTGCGGTGGTAGAAGTTTGAAAACTCCTGCGCAATCTGAAACGCATACCGCGCCAGGATGGCAGGCTCCGCCGCTGCAATGGCCTGCTCCAGGGTTGCGGTCACCCGCGACAGCAGCAGCCAGAAGCTCCAAATCTCATCCTCGCCACTCAGGCCGGTAAGAGGCAGCTCGGCCAGGTTCTCCAGAGCCTCCTCCGGTGCCACGCCCGCTTTGCGCAGAATGTTCGCGGCGCGCACCGCAGCGTATTGCACATACGGCCCGGTCTCACCCTCAAACGACAGCGCATCCTGAAAGTCGAACGCGAGAACCGTATTACGCGTGTACTTCAGCATGAAATAGCGCAGCGCGCCCACGGCGATCGCATTGCCGTTCTCCCGGCATTCCTCGGCCGACATCTCCGGATTCCGCTTCTCGGATTCCGCTGTCTCCGCCGCGATCAGCCGGTCCAGCAGATCGTCCGCCTTCACGCCAAAGCCCTTGCGCCCGCTCACCTCTAGGTACGCCTTGGCGCGGTCTTCCTCGCTCAACGAGTAACCCAGATCTTCGGCGCACCGCGGTGTCAGCGCCACCATGGCGTAATTCACGTGCGTGTACTGGTCCGCCGCTTCGGTATAGCCCATACCGCGCAGGGCCTCGCGCACATTCGCCTGAGGATCATTCTGCCGCGAATCTACGAAGTTATAGATCGCGTCGGCATGCCCGAAGTGGGGCTGCTCACCATCGCCAAGCTCGGCCGAGATCCAGCAGGTGCGCCCCGGATATTCCCGGAAAACGCGATACCCAAAATCGGTACCCAAGAGGCCGAACTTCCACAGGTGGTAGGCAATGTCTTTTCCGACATACGTGACCGTCCCGTTCGAACGCACGATCACCTTGGCGTCCAGGTCCGTCTCACCCTCTTCCACCGCCTCGGTTCCGGCCCGCCGCATTACCCAGCAGCCCGCGTTCTTGCCAGCCGTCTCCTGGTACAACACGCCGCGCTGCACCATGATCTGCCGCGCCCGCTCCCAGAAGTGCAGGTGCAGAATCTCGCTCTCCCGCGGCAGAAAGTCGTACTCGATGCCGAGCCGGTTCATCGTCTCCAGGTGCCGCGACAGCACCGCCGTCGCCAGCAGGTCGGCGATCTGTGCGGTCTCACCTTCCCCATGCTCCAGCGCGTGCAGCGTCTGCAACCGCACCGCGCGGCGCGCCTCTTTCTGTGCCGGGTCCGCGTCGTACCACTGCGAAACGCGCGCATACAGATCCCACAGGTAGTAGTCCACGCGCTCGCCACGCGCCGCCAGCTCCAGCAGCAACTCGTGTACGGCCTGCAGGTCCTTGCCCTGCAGGTGCTGCAGTGCAACCACCACGTCCGCAACCTGCACACCCGTGTTATCGATGTAGTTCTGCACGCCGATCTGCCATCCCGGCTTGTACGCGTCGGGCCGCAGCATCCGGGCAAACGTGTCGCCCAGGATAGCGTTGCGCAGGTGCCCCACGTGCGCCGCCTTGTTCGGGTTAATGCTGGTGTGCTCCAAGAGGCGGAAGCCCGGCCCACCTACCGCAGAGTGCTCATCCGCCGCAATCGCCTTCACCATCGCCGCGCGATCCAGTCGCACGTTCAGGTATCCCGCTCCCGCGACCTCCACCGAGCTCACACCCTCAACACCCTGCAACGACTCCGCCAGCTCCGTCGCAATCGCACGCGGCGCCTTCCGCAACCGCTTGGCCAGCTCAAACGCGACCGGCAGCGCGATCTCGCCCAGCGACACGGACGGCGGCTGTTCCGCCGCAATGCGCTCCAACGAAACGTCGTAGCGCTCCCGCAGCACCTCGCGAATGCGGTCCAGCACGGCCTGTTGCAGCTTGCGATACATCCTCTACCCTCGTGCGGCGCGGTCAGCACGCCTCTGTTCTTTTCTCCGCTGCGGCATCCCGGCTCTCAGCGCAGCAATCGCCAGGCGAGCCTACGAAATGCCGGGAGGCGTCGCCGCGGGCAGCTCGCTCGGCAGTTCCGCCAGGTCGTCACGCAACGGCCGCGTCGCTGCGCCGCGCGCTACCCGGTGCGCCAGAAACGCAATGCCGCCCGCAATCGTAACGCTGAAAAACACCACAACGTGCACCAGGATGCCGTACAGCCCGGAGATACCCGGGGCCGCTCCCTGGCTCGTCATCGCCGCCTTGCAGAAGTTCTCATACACGCCGATTGCTCCCGGCGAAGACGGGATCAGGAATCCCAGGTTGCTCAACGTCACCGCCAGCCAGGGCCCTCGCGGCAGCACGGCAATGTCCAGCATGCGAGCAATCGACACAAAGATCATGCCCTCGCACAGCCACACCGCCACGCTCGACACCAGCAGGAACATGCGCCCCGCAAAGCTCAGCTTCAGCACCGAATCAAACAGCAGCAGCGCCCAACGCTGAACCTTTTCGGTGCGTGCGCCCCCAGGCATGCGACGCACCAGCGCCTCCACCATCCGCTGTAGCAGCGACGCCCCAAACAGCAACAGCACCAGCCCCAGCGCAACCACCAGCAGCACCGGTTCTGCAAAGTGCAACACGTTCAGCGAATGGCCGCGCACCAGCACCGGCGGCAGGGCATGCGCCGCATGCACCAGCAATCCCACCAGGAACAGCAGCAGCGTAAAGATGTCCAGCAGCCGCTCCAGGATCACGGTACTCAAAATCGTCGACGACGACGCGTTCAGGTCGTTCGCATACGTGAACACCCGCAAGAAGTCACCAATGCGGAACGGCAGCACGTTGTTCGCCGCAAAGCTGGTCAACAACACCCGCGAACACACCGCAAAGCTGGCCGCCCCGCTGCGCCGCAGCATGAACCACCAACGGTAGATGCGCAGCGTGTAGCTGCCCACAAGGAACAGCGTCATGCCCACAATCCACACTGGATGAACCAGGTGCAGCGCGCGCAGGTCGTCGTAGTGGATGCCGCGGATCGTGCGCCACAGGAAAAACCCGGAGATGCCGAATCCCGGAATCAGCTTCCAGATCTCGCGTTTGCGGTCCTTGCGACCCTCTGTGCCGATGGCGGGCTCGGCCGGTGTCACGTCACCCGGACCCACTGTGTCTGTCTTCAAAGGTCCTGCCGGCATGCTCCTTGCATCATACGATGCCAGGCGCCCTGGCCTCGCCTGTTCCGAACGACGGAACCGGTGACACGGCCCTTGTCGCCCCGCCCACGGAACTCATCTGACGCATGTCACCCAGCCAGATCCGGCCCTTGCCGCACCAACCAAAGCCGCACGCGCCATCGCGATGGTCCAGTCACGCCTGGCTCGCCTTCATTCTCGCCGCGTCGGCGCTCGCCCTGCTCCTGCTTGGCTACCATCCTGACGCGGAGGACGGTGGCATCTACG contains:
- a CDS encoding lysylphosphatidylglycerol synthase transmembrane domain-containing protein encodes the protein MKTDTVGPGDVTPAEPAIGTEGRKDRKREIWKLIPGFGISGFFLWRTIRGIHYDDLRALHLVHPVWIVGMTLFLVGSYTLRIYRWWFMLRRSGAASFAVCSRVLLTSFAANNVLPFRIGDFLRVFTYANDLNASSSTILSTVILERLLDIFTLLLFLVGLLVHAAHALPPVLVRGHSLNVLHFAEPVLLVVALGLVLLLFGASLLQRMVEALVRRMPGGARTEKVQRWALLLFDSVLKLSFAGRMFLLVSSVAVWLCEGMIFVSIARMLDIAVLPRGPWLAVTLSNLGFLIPSSPGAIGVYENFCKAAMTSQGAAPGISGLYGILVHVVVFFSVTIAGGIAFLAHRVARGAATRPLRDDLAELPSELPAATPPGIS
- a CDS encoding arginine--tRNA ligase, which translates into the protein MYRKLQQAVLDRIREVLRERYDVSLERIAAEQPPSVSLGEIALPVAFELAKRLRKAPRAIATELAESLQGVEGVSSVEVAGAGYLNVRLDRAAMVKAIAADEHSAVGGPGFRLLEHTSINPNKAAHVGHLRNAILGDTFARMLRPDAYKPGWQIGVQNYIDNTGVQVADVVVALQHLQGKDLQAVHELLLELAARGERVDYYLWDLYARVSQWYDADPAQKEARRAVRLQTLHALEHGEGETAQIADLLATAVLSRHLETMNRLGIEYDFLPRESEILHLHFWERARQIMVQRGVLYQETAGKNAGCWVMRRAGTEAVEEGETDLDAKVIVRSNGTVTYVGKDIAYHLWKFGLLGTDFGYRVFREYPGRTCWISAELGDGEQPHFGHADAIYNFVDSRQNDPQANVREALRGMGYTEAADQYTHVNYAMVALTPRCAEDLGYSLSEEDRAKAYLEVSGRKGFGVKADDLLDRLIAAETAESEKRNPEMSAEECRENGNAIAVGALRYFMLKYTRNTVLAFDFQDALSFEGETGPYVQYAAVRAANILRKAGVAPEEALENLAELPLTGLSGEDEIWSFWLLLSRVTATLEQAIAAAEPAILARYAFQIAQEFSNFYHRNHVVNEADPERKALLLATVAVAQRELTRVLGWLGIAVPLAM
- a CDS encoding response regulator, translated to MANHTHTFDKTALSGVRVLIVDDEPVLASTFCLVLQLAGAYARSAEHGALALATLETERFDLILCDKHMPVMTGPEFIRELNRRGDTTPILLFINAADYSSMEQIRDLRIDGTLAKPLLPAELVQAIRETLRRNA